From the Acidicapsa ligni genome, one window contains:
- a CDS encoding ATP-binding protein has protein sequence MPEKQGVRTYVLLVVAMALVIAIVTGMCLLLIRHRLLAQVTDDLSQDLNHSVITFENLQAERVGALDRENSLLAELPTLKALMTSGDDLTIQDGAIEFWQLSGNDLFALVDLNGRVVAVYTKGATPDADLRQGLKTLLASPDKHYLIDRQGLYICSLRPLYFGNDKDGTLLGYVISGVSTERTVRQISQPTGVEATFLSGGRVVASTLSPSGQAGLATQPRLLSGTPQAPSTVKFAGTRFLAATEDLSAVATSSLQLVVLKSFEPAEHSINRIDRMVLSAGLLALLSGTILMITLSRLVTRPLEELSQSVIAFGVGDGKYRIPRYGTQEVRQLSTAFAGMRKEIQQANRALLESERLATIGRMASSVSHDLRHYLAAIYANSEFLASHRLSEKERAEIFIDIRSAVHGTTDMIESLLIFSRTGGASMRRAPELMATLLERAMTLVRAHPDAEGVSLITHYGNPVETAAVVDGKQIERAICNLLLNACQAARDTGRPAKVSLTLDTREKDMIVSVVDNGNGVPGNIRNNLLEPFVSEGKQKGTGLGLTLAHCIAVEHGGEVVLFSSHPGETIFQMKIARELQPWDAPVLAEADSHDKVIAHENLQ, from the coding sequence ATGCCCGAAAAGCAAGGCGTCCGAACATATGTTCTGCTCGTTGTCGCCATGGCACTGGTAATCGCAATTGTTACCGGCATGTGCCTGTTGCTTATCCGTCATCGCCTGCTTGCGCAGGTTACAGATGATCTGTCTCAAGATCTCAATCATTCCGTCATCACCTTTGAAAATCTGCAGGCGGAGCGTGTAGGAGCACTGGATCGCGAAAACTCCCTGCTCGCCGAACTGCCTACCCTCAAAGCGCTGATGACCAGTGGCGATGACCTCACCATTCAGGACGGTGCGATTGAGTTCTGGCAGCTAAGCGGAAACGATCTGTTTGCCCTCGTGGATCTGAACGGACGTGTCGTAGCGGTCTATACAAAAGGTGCAACTCCGGACGCGGATCTTCGACAAGGCCTGAAGACCCTGCTGGCGTCTCCGGACAAGCATTATCTGATTGACCGCCAAGGGCTCTATATTTGCTCCCTGCGCCCGCTTTACTTTGGCAACGATAAAGACGGCACGCTGCTTGGATATGTCATCAGCGGCGTTTCGACGGAACGCACCGTACGGCAGATAAGTCAGCCCACTGGCGTAGAAGCTACCTTCCTTAGCGGAGGGCGCGTTGTAGCCAGCACGCTCAGCCCCTCAGGCCAGGCTGGTCTGGCCACTCAGCCGCGGTTGCTCTCGGGAACACCCCAGGCGCCGTCCACGGTGAAGTTTGCAGGCACCAGATTTCTTGCCGCAACGGAAGATCTCTCTGCAGTTGCTACATCTTCGCTGCAACTGGTCGTCCTGAAGTCCTTTGAACCAGCGGAGCACTCGATCAACCGCATTGACCGGATGGTCTTGAGCGCAGGCCTCCTCGCGTTATTGTCCGGCACCATATTGATGATCACGCTCTCTCGGCTCGTGACTCGTCCACTCGAAGAGCTCTCCCAAAGCGTGATTGCGTTTGGCGTGGGAGATGGGAAATATCGTATTCCGCGGTACGGTACGCAGGAGGTACGGCAGCTAAGTACGGCCTTTGCCGGCATGCGTAAAGAGATTCAGCAGGCCAATCGGGCATTGCTTGAATCTGAGCGGCTGGCTACTATCGGCCGAATGGCAAGTTCTGTCTCTCACGATCTGCGCCACTATCTCGCCGCAATTTATGCCAACTCGGAGTTTCTCGCATCGCATCGCCTCTCCGAAAAGGAACGCGCGGAGATTTTCATCGACATCCGCTCCGCTGTTCATGGCACGACCGATATGATCGAGTCATTGCTGATCTTCAGCCGTACTGGCGGCGCCAGTATGAGAAGGGCGCCTGAATTGATGGCGACTCTACTCGAACGCGCAATGACGCTTGTCCGCGCGCATCCGGATGCAGAGGGAGTCTCTCTGATCACGCATTACGGCAATCCCGTGGAGACCGCGGCTGTTGTCGACGGAAAACAGATCGAACGCGCCATCTGCAATCTACTGCTCAATGCCTGCCAGGCCGCCCGGGATACCGGAAGACCGGCCAAGGTCTCATTGACTCTGGATACACGAGAAAAGGATATGATAGTGAGCGTCGTCGATAATGGAAACGGCGTTCCAGGAAACATTCGCAACAACCTTCTTGAGCCTTTCGTGAGCGAAGGAAAACAGAAGGGAACCGGTCTTGGCCTTACATTGGCTCATTGCATTGCGGTTGAACACGGAGGAGAGGTCGTTCTCTTCAGTAGTCATCCCGGTGAAACGATATTTCAAATGAAAATAGCGCGCGAACTCCAGCCGTGGGATGCTCCGGTTTTAGCTGAGGCAGACAGTCACGATAAGGTCATCGCACATGAGAATTTACAGTAG
- a CDS encoding response regulator transcription factor, giving the protein MITDTDLMDEGAEFDTPPVANLGTILVIEDDPRMQKVLRRIFAEEHYAVVVAGDGQTGLELFKSEHPLAVVLDLILPRISGRELCQTFKNLSNETPIVVLSAISEVVDKVLLLELGADDYVTKPFSPRELTARVQAAIRRQRKPIPSSVFRFADCEIDFKSMSARRGGVPVVLTAHEFKLLKFFTDNADRVLTRELLLNEVWGYNSYPTTRTVDNQILKLRQKLEPDPANPRYLLTIYGAGYKFVP; this is encoded by the coding sequence ATGATCACAGATACGGATTTGATGGATGAAGGGGCAGAATTCGATACTCCCCCGGTGGCAAATCTAGGCACAATACTGGTCATCGAAGACGATCCTCGCATGCAGAAGGTGCTCCGCAGAATTTTCGCAGAGGAGCATTATGCTGTCGTCGTTGCCGGCGATGGCCAAACCGGACTCGAACTGTTCAAGAGCGAGCATCCACTCGCCGTCGTCCTGGATCTGATTCTTCCGCGGATATCCGGACGCGAGCTCTGCCAGACGTTTAAAAACCTCTCGAATGAAACACCGATCGTTGTGCTCAGTGCTATCAGCGAAGTCGTCGACAAAGTATTGCTCCTCGAGTTAGGCGCAGACGACTACGTTACCAAACCGTTTAGCCCCCGCGAGCTGACAGCGCGCGTTCAAGCGGCGATTCGCAGGCAACGCAAACCGATTCCGTCAAGCGTTTTTCGCTTTGCGGATTGCGAGATCGACTTCAAGAGCATGAGCGCACGCCGGGGCGGCGTTCCCGTGGTCCTGACTGCTCACGAGTTTAAGTTGCTGAAATTTTTTACCGACAACGCGGATCGCGTACTTACTCGGGAGCTCCTGCTTAACGAAGTATGGGGATACAACTCCTATCCAACAACACGAACTGTCGATAACCAGATTCTGAAATTGCGTCAGAAATTGGAGCCTGATCCGGCAAATCCTAGATATCTGCTCACAATTTACGGCGCAGGGTATAAATTTGTCCCATGA
- a CDS encoding c-type cytochrome, which translates to MRLLIVTIAAITLTGLAGCKASQPGKLETKIMTSAKHDVLVGNKKQKNPLPDTAETRADGKEAFSHYCVACHGMDGQNTGVPFADHISPPIPSLASADVQRYTDGQLKWILDNGISPSGMPGSKGILSDDELWSIVAFLRHLPPAGSLGTPDMYNH; encoded by the coding sequence ATGCGTCTGCTCATCGTTACGATCGCCGCAATCACTCTTACCGGGCTGGCGGGCTGCAAAGCCAGCCAGCCCGGCAAGCTGGAAACGAAGATTATGACTTCGGCCAAGCATGACGTTCTTGTGGGGAACAAAAAGCAGAAGAATCCGCTGCCGGATACCGCAGAAACTCGTGCCGACGGCAAGGAAGCATTCTCTCATTACTGTGTTGCCTGCCACGGCATGGACGGTCAGAATACAGGCGTTCCTTTTGCCGATCACATCTCGCCGCCGATTCCATCCCTGGCGTCTGCAGACGTACAGCGATACACCGATGGGCAATTGAAATGGATTCTCGATAACGGAATCAGTCCTTCCGGCATGCCGGGCTCCAAGGGAATTCTGAGTGACGACGAGCTCTGGTCGATCGTAGCTTTCCTGCGTCATTTACCTCCAGCAGGCAGTCTCGGAACTCCGGATATGTACAACCATTGA
- a CDS encoding cupredoxin domain-containing protein — MKKFMSMILLGGIIATAAFTPHFLKAQAAPRRIEVTSKRFTFEPGEITVKKGEPVVLVLKSTDVAHGLRFRELNLDIKVPKGGTSELKFTADKTGDFIGHCSVFCGSGHGSMALTLHVVD, encoded by the coding sequence ATGAAGAAGTTCATGTCAATGATTTTGCTGGGCGGCATCATAGCCACGGCTGCGTTCACCCCCCATTTCCTCAAGGCTCAAGCCGCACCGCGAAGAATTGAAGTCACGAGCAAGCGATTTACATTTGAACCCGGCGAGATCACCGTGAAAAAGGGAGAGCCTGTCGTACTCGTCCTCAAAAGCACAGACGTCGCGCATGGACTGCGTTTTCGTGAACTCAACCTGGACATCAAGGTACCCAAAGGCGGAACTTCAGAGTTGAAGTTCACCGCCGATAAGACAGGCGATTTTATCGGTCATTGCTCTGTATTCTGTGGCTCCGGTCACGGCTCAATGGCATTGACGTTGCACGTGGTGGACTAG
- a CDS encoding DUF2147 domain-containing protein → MRIFSAIFLIAVMLLPPSSRAQTSPLLGNWREPTGSVIHVEQCASGLCLRLVLLSPKAPATVDVHNPDAAQRNRSLCDLVIGSRFQLNDATHASEGTLYDPKSGKTYRGTMTVMDNTLMLRGYVGLPVFGKTESWQRVSGSVAPCRSSTTR, encoded by the coding sequence ATGCGAATATTCTCAGCCATCTTTTTAATTGCAGTTATGCTCTTACCTCCATCCTCCCGCGCGCAGACATCGCCGTTGCTGGGCAATTGGCGTGAGCCTACTGGGTCCGTTATCCATGTCGAACAATGCGCAAGTGGCCTCTGCCTGCGATTGGTGCTGCTCAGCCCTAAGGCTCCCGCTACTGTGGATGTACACAATCCGGATGCAGCTCAACGCAATCGCTCTCTCTGCGATCTTGTAATCGGAAGTCGCTTTCAACTCAACGACGCAACCCACGCTTCCGAAGGCACGCTATACGATCCGAAGTCCGGTAAAACTTATCGCGGCACAATGACTGTTATGGATAACACTTTAATGCTGCGTGGTTATGTGGGATTGCCTGTTTTTGGCAAAACAGAGAGCTGGCAACGCGTGTCAGGCAGCGTCGCACCGTGTCGCAGTTCAACAACCCGCTGA
- a CDS encoding NAD(P)/FAD-dependent oxidoreductase, whose product MILTLCHDALIVGGGPAGCTLAIALARAGRHAVLIEKSKSAQHKVCGEFLSPESLPYLRRIGIHPEELGAQTIHSMRVAGRDVITEVELPSPALSLTRRTLDESLLLSAQHAGVSLLRGYTVEHLSRDGAQYRTNHGSGVASGLWHAQIKDTSHSSISIHGQDAFLATGKHDLRGWQREARGTQDNLVALKMYFVLSPEQQAKIAGHVELILYSDGYAGLQPVESGMVNLCALITRDKLRSLDGRWDRLLEHMQHHSPHLARRLSGARQVLDRPLALSAIPYGYCVGPAIDEPSPWRLGDQAAVIPSFCGDGMGIALYTAERAAELYLSGSTSAAFHAEARREFKHRLYYTTMLSRLMIAMPAIAQVARLWPSALTEIFTATRLPGSVIHAASH is encoded by the coding sequence ATGATTCTGACTCTTTGTCATGACGCACTGATCGTCGGTGGCGGACCAGCGGGATGCACCCTTGCGATTGCGCTGGCTCGCGCTGGCCGCCATGCTGTTCTTATTGAAAAGAGCAAGAGCGCGCAGCATAAGGTTTGTGGCGAATTTCTCAGTCCTGAAAGCCTGCCGTATCTTCGCCGCATCGGCATTCATCCTGAAGAACTAGGCGCACAAACGATTCACTCCATGCGCGTAGCTGGGCGGGATGTCATTACTGAAGTAGAGCTGCCATCTCCAGCACTTTCACTTACCCGGCGAACGCTGGATGAGAGTCTTCTTCTATCCGCACAACATGCCGGAGTGAGCCTGCTGCGTGGCTATACGGTGGAGCATCTGTCAAGAGATGGTGCTCAGTACAGGACGAATCATGGAAGCGGAGTGGCATCGGGTTTATGGCACGCCCAGATCAAAGACACCTCTCACTCTTCGATTTCCATTCATGGTCAGGATGCATTTCTCGCAACCGGCAAGCACGATCTTCGCGGCTGGCAACGCGAAGCACGCGGCACTCAGGACAATCTGGTGGCGCTGAAAATGTACTTCGTTCTTTCGCCGGAACAGCAGGCAAAAATAGCTGGGCACGTTGAGCTCATTCTCTATTCAGATGGGTATGCAGGGCTGCAACCGGTAGAGTCTGGCATGGTGAATCTTTGCGCACTGATTACGCGTGACAAGTTGCGTTCTCTCGATGGCCGCTGGGATCGACTGCTCGAACATATGCAGCATCACTCTCCCCACCTGGCTCGCCGTCTGAGTGGCGCAAGGCAGGTGCTAGACCGTCCGCTTGCTCTCTCTGCGATTCCATATGGTTACTGCGTTGGACCGGCAATCGATGAACCTTCTCCCTGGCGGCTCGGAGATCAGGCTGCAGTTATCCCTTCTTTTTGCGGCGATGGAATGGGCATCGCACTCTATACCGCTGAACGCGCTGCTGAACTCTATCTAAGTGGTTCGACCTCAGCGGCGTTTCATGCCGAAGCTCGCCGCGAATTCAAGCACCGCCTTTACTACACAACCATGCTTTCCCGTTTGATGATCGCAATGCCAGCGATAGCGCAGGTAGCTCGGCTATGGCCCTCCGCGTTGACTGAAATCTTCACCGCAACACGGCTACCTGGAAGTGTGATCCATGCCGCAAGCCACTAA
- a CDS encoding methyltransferase domain-containing protein, giving the protein MSFNTDALAMKKHPPEYTLDFSQRAYLSELMDEPCSYEDLRDCLRDLAQVNRVLSAYRPTLQWLEQFMQPSPHNRPLHIVDVGCGGGDMLRHIERWALRKKTSIRLTGIDMNPNAIRAAQEFTPANSRIRWFTGKSDSFNTTKEPVDLVISSLFTHHLSDEEIMQFLQWMESVAQRGWFISDLCRSKAAYRGFEMLARVARWHPFVRHDGPVSICRALRPAEWPQYAYASGLSLNSIRIETHWPGRLSVSRSKL; this is encoded by the coding sequence ATGTCCTTTAATACGGATGCCCTCGCGATGAAGAAGCATCCTCCCGAGTACACGCTCGACTTCTCGCAACGTGCGTATCTCTCTGAGCTGATGGACGAGCCCTGTTCGTATGAAGATCTGCGCGACTGCCTTCGCGATCTTGCGCAGGTCAATCGTGTTTTGTCTGCATATCGTCCCACGCTCCAGTGGTTGGAGCAGTTCATGCAGCCCTCGCCCCACAACCGGCCTCTTCATATTGTCGATGTCGGTTGTGGCGGAGGCGATATGTTGCGTCACATCGAGCGCTGGGCTCTCCGTAAAAAAACTTCAATTCGCCTTACCGGCATTGATATGAATCCCAATGCTATTCGCGCCGCGCAGGAGTTCACGCCGGCGAATAGCCGCATCCGCTGGTTCACAGGCAAATCTGATTCGTTTAACACCACAAAGGAACCAGTCGATCTCGTCATCAGCTCTCTCTTTACACATCACCTGTCTGACGAAGAGATCATGCAATTTCTCCAGTGGATGGAGAGCGTGGCACAGCGCGGCTGGTTCATCTCTGATCTATGCAGAAGCAAGGCTGCATATCGTGGCTTCGAGATGCTTGCCAGGGTTGCGCGCTGGCACCCCTTCGTTCGTCACGATGGACCCGTCTCGATTTGCCGTGCTCTTCGACCGGCTGAGTGGCCTCAGTATGCGTACGCATCCGGATTATCGCTAAACTCTATTCGCATCGAAACACACTGGCCCGGTCGTCTTTCCGTCTCGCGGAGCAAGCTATGA
- a CDS encoding type III polyketide synthase → MMPVCISRIATATPPHDVHAGFLDYASSMLLDQRKRALLNHMAKRSGIDHRYSFVKAERNNTQGTFNGEAFYHEGSFPATAKRMEIFETFSPQLLHSALDRLALNEEERQSIRHVIVTCCTGLFAPGLDFAAIDYLQLDPGTDRTMVGFMGCYAAINGLKLARHIVRSEPTASVLMINLELCSLHFQKTQELEKILAFLLFGDGCAVSLIRASDQGFALDNFRAYTIPEARDLIRWRVGDSGFDMDLSGKVPGEIRKTLSLKVDEINPEKNIDLWAVHPGGRSILDAVESSMELAPDTLAASRSILRRFGNMSSATVMFVLEELMRTAQSGQRGCAMSFGPGLTAETMNFHVL, encoded by the coding sequence ATGATGCCTGTCTGTATTAGTCGAATTGCAACCGCGACTCCGCCGCACGACGTGCATGCTGGATTTCTCGATTATGCGTCCAGTATGTTGCTCGATCAGCGTAAGCGCGCTTTGTTAAATCACATGGCGAAGCGATCCGGCATCGATCATCGCTACTCATTCGTTAAGGCAGAAAGAAATAATACCCAGGGAACGTTTAATGGCGAAGCCTTCTATCATGAAGGCAGCTTTCCCGCGACAGCAAAACGGATGGAGATATTTGAAACTTTTTCGCCTCAGTTGCTGCATTCCGCGCTTGATCGGCTCGCTCTCAACGAGGAGGAGCGCCAGAGTATTCGTCATGTCATTGTTACGTGCTGTACCGGATTATTCGCGCCCGGACTGGACTTCGCTGCAATCGACTACCTGCAACTCGATCCTGGAACTGATCGCACGATGGTCGGCTTTATGGGCTGCTATGCGGCCATCAATGGCCTGAAGCTGGCCCGCCATATTGTGCGCTCCGAACCCACTGCCAGCGTGCTGATGATCAACCTGGAACTCTGTTCTCTCCATTTTCAGAAGACTCAGGAGCTTGAGAAAATTCTCGCCTTTCTGCTCTTCGGGGATGGCTGCGCTGTAAGTCTGATTCGCGCGAGCGACCAGGGATTTGCACTTGATAACTTCAGAGCATACACAATTCCTGAGGCACGCGATCTGATTCGCTGGCGCGTCGGCGATAGCGGCTTTGATATGGATTTGTCAGGGAAAGTTCCCGGTGAAATACGGAAAACGCTCAGCTTGAAAGTGGATGAAATTAATCCGGAAAAGAATATTGATTTGTGGGCAGTCCACCCAGGTGGGCGTTCGATTCTCGATGCTGTAGAGTCCAGCATGGAGTTAGCGCCTGACACGCTGGCGGCATCGCGTTCAATTCTGCGACGCTTCGGCAACATGAGTTCGGCAACGGTTATGTTTGTGCTTGAAGAACTCATGCGTACAGCTCAATCCGGTCAACGTGGATGCGCCATGTCTTTTGGACCTGGCCTCACCGCAGAGACGATGAACTTCCATGTCCTTTAA
- a CDS encoding WecB/TagA/CpsF family glycosyltransferase has translation MKATGSHPVAHVLGIDVDAIDMQGALGRVATVLQGSRKGYVCVAGVHGVMEAQRNSQLLEVYSASEMTIPDGMPLVWVGRMQGHAKMQRVTGPDLMLEIFRRSEFAHVTHFIYGGDEGIAEELRDKLKERFPWVKIVGTYTPPFRELSDSEQKQFVSTIKELKPDIIWVGISCPKQEIFMARYLPMLETKLMFGVGAAFDYHTGRIRDCAEWVKSAGLQWLHRLVQDPKRLWWRYLRNNPRFVLLIGLQILRMRREPLRSDIHKPETQRNVEVRS, from the coding sequence ATGAAAGCAACAGGTAGCCACCCCGTAGCCCACGTCCTCGGAATAGACGTCGATGCTATCGATATGCAAGGAGCATTGGGACGTGTCGCCACTGTATTGCAGGGCTCTCGCAAAGGTTATGTGTGCGTGGCTGGAGTACACGGTGTCATGGAAGCACAGCGCAACTCACAACTACTGGAGGTCTACTCCGCATCCGAAATGACTATCCCGGATGGCATGCCTTTAGTGTGGGTCGGACGCATGCAGGGGCATGCAAAGATGCAGCGTGTCACTGGACCAGATCTGATGCTTGAGATATTTCGTCGCAGCGAGTTCGCTCACGTCACGCACTTCATCTATGGCGGAGATGAAGGGATAGCAGAAGAGCTGCGCGATAAATTGAAAGAACGGTTTCCCTGGGTAAAGATCGTCGGCACATACACACCGCCCTTTCGTGAACTCTCCGATTCTGAACAGAAGCAGTTTGTCTCAACAATCAAGGAACTGAAGCCTGATATCATCTGGGTCGGCATAAGCTGCCCCAAGCAGGAAATCTTTATGGCACGCTACCTTCCGATGCTTGAAACAAAGCTGATGTTCGGAGTAGGAGCGGCGTTTGATTATCACACCGGACGTATTCGCGACTGCGCTGAATGGGTCAAGTCGGCAGGTCTACAATGGCTGCACAGATTAGTACAGGATCCCAAACGATTGTGGTGGCGCTATCTTCGCAACAATCCTCGCTTCGTGTTGCTCATAGGATTACAAATATTGAGAATGCGGCGAGAGCCGCTCCGCTCAGATATACATAAACCAGAAACACAACGTAATGTTGAGGTGCGCTCATGA
- a CDS encoding glycosyltransferase family 4 protein: MHVLLASVSSATSPAGVCRHAANIARGMLALPAVKKVTMLTGEWQSDYFCNAFDLKDERLEIRHVSISNRSLARNLWYLRGLPAAARQYGADIIHLAYPMPVLQSAGGPPVVVSLHDLYPFDIPQNFGKKAWLNRAALKFCLQNADAIACVSEETSARVHELFPVRSSGKTVTIPNSIYLPSELRYASLPGAVRDCPFFLCVAQHRANKNLPLLLRSFYLALDRGVIPADSKLVVVGKEGPETQRLHRIITQYHLDSRVLFLRGISDARLASLYANCDLVIAPSLLEGFGLPVAEALTAGSNVVCSDIPAFRSIGATRCTFFDPEDNSGESLLTALQKAITTPRSTAISPVGLEPQQAAAMYLALYSSLLLGKRTNVLQPLSAAHQTSGLLSASIQTSASERHSL; the protein is encoded by the coding sequence ATGCATGTACTGCTTGCTTCCGTATCATCTGCAACATCTCCTGCCGGGGTATGCCGCCACGCTGCAAATATTGCACGCGGGATGCTCGCACTCCCTGCTGTGAAAAAAGTAACGATGCTCACTGGAGAGTGGCAATCGGATTACTTCTGCAATGCCTTCGACCTCAAAGATGAGAGGCTGGAGATTCGGCACGTCTCAATAAGCAATCGGTCCTTGGCGCGCAATCTCTGGTACCTGCGTGGACTTCCCGCAGCAGCCCGGCAATATGGCGCAGATATTATTCATCTCGCGTATCCGATGCCTGTTCTGCAATCCGCAGGAGGCCCACCTGTCGTTGTGAGCCTTCACGATCTGTACCCATTCGATATTCCCCAGAACTTCGGGAAAAAAGCGTGGCTCAATCGCGCCGCGCTTAAGTTCTGCCTGCAAAATGCAGACGCGATCGCTTGCGTCTCCGAAGAGACAAGTGCTCGCGTGCATGAGCTCTTTCCTGTGAGGAGTTCGGGCAAGACAGTCACCATACCTAACTCAATCTATCTTCCGTCTGAGCTTCGTTACGCCTCTCTGCCAGGTGCAGTCCGTGACTGCCCGTTCTTTCTGTGCGTAGCGCAACATCGTGCGAATAAGAATCTCCCTCTGCTGTTGCGATCGTTTTACCTTGCTCTCGATCGCGGTGTAATACCGGCGGACTCCAAGCTGGTTGTGGTTGGTAAAGAAGGACCGGAAACACAGCGCCTTCATCGAATCATCACCCAGTACCACCTCGATAGCCGAGTCTTATTTCTACGTGGCATATCCGATGCACGTCTCGCATCTCTCTATGCCAATTGCGACCTCGTCATCGCTCCATCGCTGCTTGAGGGATTTGGATTGCCGGTGGCAGAGGCGTTGACTGCCGGAAGCAATGTGGTCTGTTCAGATATTCCCGCGTTTCGTTCCATCGGGGCTACGCGATGCACATTTTTTGATCCGGAAGACAACAGCGGCGAATCGCTTTTGACCGCATTACAAAAGGCGATTACGACCCCGCGTAGTACCGCAATCTCGCCTGTTGGACTCGAACCGCAACAAGCAGCCGCCATGTATCTGGCTTTGTATTCCAGTCTCTTACTAGGTAAACGTACAAACGTATTGCAGCCTTTATCCGCTGCCCATCAAACGTCTGGCCTGCTGTCAGCTTCAATCCAGACGTCAGCATCAGAAAGGCATTCACTATGA
- a CDS encoding glycosyltransferase family 2 protein, whose product MNKISIITPSLNQCAYLGETLESIRIQNYANVEHLVLDGVSTDGSVALLLAKTGPEWQHMSWVSERDGGCTQALNKGIRLATGDIIGWLNSDDRYRPGCLELVAKIFEQNPDIDVIYGDFTFMNEHGTHLRVRREIEFSRLVLFYHRISPIPSTATFFRRRIFDEGNFFDESLQFAMDYEFFVRLVNKGYRFKHIHALLADFRLHPTSKTCATGARQLAETRMTMHKYSPVATRVKNKTLRDICLYAMQIAAPFARYTEKLLRGYYLPDSIIGRERPIR is encoded by the coding sequence ATGAACAAAATTTCTATCATCACTCCCTCGCTCAATCAGTGTGCCTACCTCGGCGAAACCCTCGAAAGTATTCGCATACAAAATTATGCGAACGTAGAACACCTTGTGCTTGATGGCGTTTCCACGGACGGATCCGTAGCACTGCTGCTGGCTAAAACCGGGCCTGAATGGCAGCACATGAGCTGGGTATCGGAGCGCGATGGCGGCTGCACACAGGCTTTGAACAAAGGCATCCGCCTCGCTACAGGAGATATCATCGGCTGGCTTAACTCCGACGATCGCTACCGGCCTGGATGCCTGGAACTCGTCGCGAAAATATTCGAGCAAAATCCGGATATCGATGTGATCTACGGCGACTTCACCTTCATGAACGAGCATGGCACGCATCTGCGCGTTCGTCGTGAAATTGAATTCAGCCGCCTCGTGCTTTTTTACCATCGCATCTCTCCGATTCCATCGACGGCCACTTTTTTTCGTCGCAGGATTTTCGACGAGGGCAACTTCTTTGACGAGTCTCTGCAATTTGCAATGGACTACGAGTTCTTTGTCCGGCTTGTGAACAAGGGTTATCGCTTCAAGCATATCCATGCATTGCTCGCTGACTTTCGTCTTCACCCTACAAGCAAGACCTGCGCAACAGGCGCGAGACAGCTCGCTGAAACGCGCATGACAATGCACAAGTATTCGCCTGTAGCAACCCGCGTCAAGAATAAGACGCTACGCGACATTTGCCTTTACGCAATGCAGATTGCCGCTCCATTCGCACGTTACACCGAAAAATTACTCCGCGGCTACTACCTGCCCGATAGCATCATCGGACGCGAGCGCCCGATTCGTTAA